The Virgibacillus dokdonensis genome includes a window with the following:
- the glcD gene encoding glycolate oxidase subunit GlcD — MLNRDVREKLIAIVGENNVEDNNASLLAYSYDSTPRYQTLPDAMVAPRNKHEVSAVVKVCNEHQIPIVPRGSGTNLCAGTTPSEGGIVLIFKHMREILEIDEENLTMTVQAGVYTKDILDRAKAVGLFYPPDPGSMHISQIGGNISENSGGLRGLKYGVTRDYVLGLEIVLPNGEIIQTGGKLAKDVAGYDLTRLYVGAEGTLGVITEAILKLVPQPETKQTMLALYHDLAAAAESVSAIIANRIIPATLEFLDQATVQVVEDYAKIGLPTEAKAVLLIEQDGSPEVVARDMEKIASLCKDNQAFDVQVAQTDEEAEQLTAARRTALSALSRLKPTTILEDATVPRSKIAAMVKAIGEIAAKYELTICTFGHAGDGNLHPTCLTDARNEKEMELVEKAFAEIFEKAVDLGGTITGEHGVGMMKLPYLHLKAGEHGVEAMRRIKQALDPHEIMNPGKMFDPLTKQSKEVEK, encoded by the coding sequence ATGTTAAATAGGGATGTAAGAGAAAAGCTAATCGCAATTGTCGGGGAAAATAATGTAGAAGATAACAATGCAAGTTTACTAGCTTATTCATATGATTCTACGCCACGGTATCAGACATTACCTGATGCAATGGTAGCACCGAGAAATAAACATGAGGTTTCAGCGGTGGTGAAAGTTTGTAATGAACATCAAATACCAATTGTACCTCGTGGGTCTGGGACAAATCTATGTGCTGGCACAACGCCTTCAGAAGGAGGAATAGTGCTTATTTTTAAGCACATGCGAGAAATTTTAGAAATTGATGAAGAAAACTTAACTATGACCGTACAGGCTGGGGTATATACAAAAGATATTTTAGATAGAGCGAAAGCAGTAGGTCTTTTCTATCCGCCAGATCCAGGTTCGATGCACATATCGCAAATCGGGGGGAATATTAGTGAGAACTCTGGTGGACTGCGAGGGCTTAAATATGGTGTGACGAGAGATTACGTGCTTGGACTTGAGATCGTTTTGCCAAACGGTGAGATCATTCAAACTGGTGGAAAGCTTGCCAAAGATGTAGCGGGGTACGATTTGACAAGATTGTATGTCGGAGCAGAGGGGACGCTTGGGGTTATTACCGAAGCGATCTTAAAGCTTGTTCCACAACCAGAAACAAAACAAACGATGCTTGCCCTTTATCATGATTTAGCAGCTGCCGCGGAAAGTGTGTCAGCGATTATTGCCAACCGCATTATTCCTGCTACCTTGGAATTTTTAGACCAAGCGACAGTGCAAGTTGTAGAAGACTATGCCAAAATTGGACTGCCGACAGAAGCGAAAGCAGTGCTATTAATTGAACAAGATGGGTCACCTGAAGTAGTCGCTCGTGATATGGAAAAGATTGCGTCGTTATGTAAAGATAATCAAGCATTTGACGTACAGGTGGCGCAAACAGATGAAGAGGCAGAGCAATTGACGGCAGCGCGGAGAACAGCGTTATCCGCGCTATCTCGGTTAAAGCCGACAACTATTTTGGAAGATGCTACGGTGCCGCGCTCGAAAATTGCAGCAATGGTAAAAGCAATTGGGGAAATTGCTGCAAAGTACGAGCTAACTATTTGTACATTCGGTCATGCTGGTGACGGAAACCTCCATCCGACATGCCTTACAGATGCTCGTAATGAGAAAGAAATGGAATTAGTAGAAAAAGCATTTGCAGAAATTTTTGAGAAGGCGGTTGACCTTGGAGGAACGATTACAGGTGAACACGGTGTCGGAATGATGAAGCTTCCTTATTTGCATTTGAAAGCGGGAGAGCATGGAGTTGAGGCGATGCGCCGTATAAAGCAAGCGTTAGATCCCCATGAAATTATGAATCCAGGAAAAATGTTTGACCCGCTCACAAAGCAAAGTAAGGAGGTGGAGAAATAA
- a CDS encoding (Fe-S)-binding protein, giving the protein MDTQEKARIQTAFQEKMDYDELMNCTRCGFCLPSCPTYVETGRNEVHSPRGRIALMKGLVDGVIEPSEEVKESIDLCLGCRACEPVCPSGVNFGRLLEQARDAIYQSKNPTLPEKVMKGIFLKNIFPQQNRMIGLTGLLSFYQRSGAQKLAQATGVMKLFPETMRTMEKVLPDVPKRSAMKRRPHHLQPLHRNRTKKIAFFSGCLMDTIFMETNDATMKLLQYAGCEIVVPKIQACCGALHGHSGEMDHAREMAKCNIAAFEEAEVDYIITNAGGCGAFLVEYAHLLKDDPQWHERAERFCAKIKDITRVLVELEFHKQPLSLPEQVVTYQDSCHLKNGQKTFMEPRQLLESISGVQYVEMKDASCCCGSAGIYNIVQSEMSMQILDYKMEQARNTNAKTIVTTNPGCLLQMKLGIEREGLSKEMNAVHIVDFLLEAYERANDKEATSKQVAASKV; this is encoded by the coding sequence ATGGATACACAAGAAAAAGCACGCATTCAGACCGCTTTTCAAGAAAAAATGGATTATGATGAACTAATGAATTGTACGCGTTGCGGATTTTGTTTACCAAGTTGTCCAACATATGTTGAAACAGGAAGAAATGAAGTCCATTCACCACGTGGGCGAATCGCTTTAATGAAAGGTTTGGTCGACGGGGTGATTGAACCTAGTGAAGAAGTGAAAGAATCTATTGACCTTTGTCTTGGCTGTAGAGCTTGTGAACCCGTGTGTCCTTCTGGTGTGAACTTTGGCAGATTATTAGAGCAAGCAAGGGATGCGATTTATCAAAGCAAAAATCCAACATTACCAGAAAAAGTAATGAAGGGGATCTTTTTAAAAAATATTTTCCCTCAACAAAATCGCATGATTGGGCTGACTGGTTTACTGAGCTTTTACCAACGTTCTGGTGCTCAAAAACTTGCACAAGCAACTGGCGTCATGAAACTTTTTCCTGAGACGATGCGCACCATGGAAAAAGTGCTTCCAGATGTTCCAAAGCGTTCTGCAATGAAACGACGCCCACATCACTTACAGCCACTCCACAGAAATCGTACCAAGAAGATAGCGTTTTTTTCTGGCTGTTTAATGGATACCATTTTTATGGAAACAAATGATGCTACCATGAAGCTATTGCAGTATGCAGGGTGCGAAATTGTTGTTCCTAAAATACAAGCTTGCTGTGGAGCATTACACGGACATAGTGGGGAAATGGATCATGCTCGAGAAATGGCAAAATGCAACATTGCTGCTTTTGAAGAAGCTGAAGTGGATTATATTATTACAAATGCGGGTGGATGCGGTGCCTTTTTAGTGGAATACGCTCATTTATTAAAAGATGATCCGCAATGGCATGAACGTGCAGAGCGCTTTTGTGCGAAAATCAAAGATATCACTCGGGTGTTAGTAGAACTTGAATTTCATAAACAGCCGTTGTCTTTACCGGAACAAGTCGTTACGTATCAAGATTCTTGCCATTTGAAGAACGGTCAAAAAACATTTATGGAACCAAGGCAATTGCTAGAGTCAATTTCCGGTGTTCAGTATGTAGAAATGAAAGATGCAAGTTGTTGCTGTGGTTCAGCAGGCATTTATAATATTGTTCAATCCGAAATGTCGATGCAAATCCTTGATTATAAAATGGAACAAGCAAGGAATACGAATGCGAAAACGATTGTGACGACGAATCCAGGTTGTCTACTGCAAATGAAG